tccacactcatggggagaacaaagaaccctctcccctgtccctgaagctgcctctggtagctgggactcaattgctggtctatagaccagccattgcagggggagtctctttgatgactgctgtaggcttccatgcctacaggaatcatcaaagggcttatgggggctcgtttttgctgttgctggtctgcctggccaccagcagcagagcctcgtacaaaacgggaattaacccctaaaatgtggcattgaaggggttaacgctgcactgtcgctcccatggagcgatcaggcagctggggggtgttgtgtcaggtcccaatcaacacaacccccttccctgaagctgaaaacgcgattgctggttttgcagcaaccgcgttttcagcctacagaatcactccgtgggagtgatctcaggctcgggggcgggctcagagtggctgtgctgcctgcccagactcctgggcagacagcagcagcagcgcccccgtgtggtgaatCAGCcccttacatccacaattttttctggatgtaagaggctgacaaaacctaggcgccaggacaaaattctctgtcgccatggcgacctggcgcctgggatttgtcgagccctggtctATGTAGCGAAGATATACCAGTGGTTTGGTGTGGCAGGTGGAGATGTAGTCCTCCTCCCGTTTGGCCATGAACAGATTGGCATATTGTGGAGCCATTCGTGTGCCCATAGCGGTCCCCATTTTCTGGAGATAAAAGTCCTCTCCAAATGTGAAGTAGTTGTTGTTGAGGATAAACTCTATTAGTTGTGTTATGGGTTCCATTCCTAAGTTCTCCTGTTCTAGGTATTTGCGGCAAGCTGCTATACCGTCACAATGGGGAATGTTGTTGTAGAGGGATTCTACATCCATGGTAGCAAGAATGGTGCCATCAGGAACTGtgatttgtttctttgtgtaaGCATTGAATGGGTTAATCTGATGTTAATTTAATTCAGTTTcttgtgcatgccctctgtatctgttctggcaagaggtgtcatcttcccagaggacccctgtggtgattcatggcctaactgataaggatcctgaGTTAGAAGAATTCCATTCTTggcttaagtggaggggtttccatcacctttaccccaccataatttattggcagatcaaagatgggaaccaattcttggaaaaggtgtcatataattggtcatgtggtcagaggggtgttttctttgcaaaagagtctgatttaggggcaatgcagCGATCTCAAAGGGGAACTCCACGATATACTCAGATTGGAACAACATCCTAAACCATCTGGATTTAAGGAGTTTCCACAGGCGTGCTTATTGATGGAACTTGTGAGTGAgtgtcctgtgtttaagtcccattgtttttaagaactatttgcctgttttatttttcttttgtatgtcttgttttttataATTGCGGCACGGTGTAgtatttgtctttttgttattaaaatattaataatccaaatctgtctttgggctctagtattgatatccacaaaccctaagagatgATAACACGTTACCAAATTATTAGCTAATTTCTAGAggatatataccatattggctcgaatataggcctcacccttaaagtttggtgctattttaaaggaagaaaatacacattagtggaatggtaaagcagTATTTTGTCTAATGTACAGGAACACACGTATTTTAACATTCTTGGTATctatcagtttgtcagcatgttatatacaaacagaaaaccaatagccattttaaggtcccccccttaattcatcatgcaccttacttatagatatgccactttgcccatCTGCTTtatgcctccagatatgccactctgacccccctagatatgctttatgcccactAGAAATGCCTGCCTGCCCCCCtacatatgctttatgccccctagaagtgccactctgcccccctgatatcccactctgcttcctaTATTGACCCTCCCACTTACATTCagccccagactccctggtgtctagcggggccggtGGACGGtctctgctgctggcactttagccggggcttctatgacggagacgtgccggcagcggagacaggttgtctacgcgcaacGTCGCAatcggtgaacgtctgcgcaataCGCGTAGGCAACCTCCGCtgtcggcacttccgccggggcttctatggtggagcccTGGAGAAAGTTCCAGCAGcgaaggttgtctacgcgcaacgcgcagacgtccacggctgccggagaggaggatccaggtcccctgcagcgctgctggggatctggatcctaaccctgctgcttacccgcagcagggctaaatgaaaaagaaaaacaaaaaaacacccgcctggaactgcatgtcccgggcgttggGCGATACGAACTGCGCATCCCTCCGCGAAACGcagaatataggccacacccccactttaaagacctaaagaaaaaagtgcagcctatattcgggccaatagagagagagaaatatggAGAGATGTTAATTCGGCTATtgcacgaatccggtatcaaaatggTGAGTGGTGgtagactacctggggggatacaggcaggatttgggggttaatttggtaaagctgatgccttgttaaggggtaaagttagtaaatccagaggcctggtgctgttaaccctttcatgtcCACAtcgtcacggcttggcaagtagtcctaaCCGTGACAGTGGCCTCTTGTTTTTCTGGCATGGTTGCCCCCATTAAATGTTCTCTGTACTTATTTGCATTGCTATGAGAACCTTGCTGCAATACTCACTGTGTGTACAGCGTACAGTATGAGTGTTTCATTCCTGTATTTAGACAGTCTACTTAGTATGAAGAAAATAAGGGTTGTGTTACCTGTAAACTTTGGCTAGGCTGAGTTCCATAATGACTTAAGGTAGACTTTGCCTATATCTTTGTTGTCCACCTGGTAATGTGGTTTGTCATAGCCCTCTAGATATTTGTTATGACACCCAATCTGCTTGAAAACCCATAGCAGATAATTGTATCTACTTGGCTTAATATTGTATGACATGTTCCATTAGAGGTTTTGCTTGTACCGGTGGTGTTGCCATTCCATAATGCACCTCCACTGTACTTGGACAATGATAATGATGCCGTTTAATTAAACTTCTGTTTCCTTTCAGTAGTATAAATTACAAACAGCTCCATGGAAAATTCCTGTGACGATTGTGGATGGACTTCACCTAAAGAGAATTCTGACCGTCAAGTTGTGTTTTGTTTGGGGAATTTGCAACCAGACAGTATGAAAGCAATGAGGATTAGAATTGTAAATGAGAGAGCGACAGGAACAAAGCACAAACTTGAGGAGGTAACGACATTGTCCCCAAGTCCTAAGAGAATACACACTGCTGTGTTTAGCTGCAGCACTCCTTGCTCTTCAAGCCGTTTACAAGCGTACAACTGTCCCTTACGCACTGATTTTGCTCCCTGCACCACTGATGTATCTCCTTGCCATAATCTGAATGTGGTATCCAAGCAGTCTAATGAATGGGATGACTCTTTATTGGATCTCTCAGATAATGAGAGTGATTCCCCCTTATATTTGACTGTGGATCAGATTGAGTCATTATTGGAAGATGACTCCTGCTGTACTGCTGAGCCTTCAGGTTGGGAAAGCGAGGTGGAAGTTTCTAAACAAACTGTGATTCAGGTGCCTTCCGACAGAACTCTGCTCCCTCTAAAGTCTCAAAACTGTGATGTGGAAAATAATGCCCCTCATCCTAAGCAAGAAGACAGTACTTTAATTGGGACAGTGGAGAGTGAAGAGGAGGATAACTATGCTGCAATGATTCCATCCCCCTGCCCATCATTGCCCTCTAATGAACTGCTGGATGAGGTACCTAGAGATAACTCCTCTGATTTGTACACCATGAGGGCTCCATCTCCTTGTAAATCAGTGGTAGAGAGATTAATTCTAGATAGTGGATCTGGAGCCTCTTCACTGCCAAACAACTTTTTGCATCAGCCTGGTTTTAACATGGGGGATACCACCAGAAATCAAGGTTCTACTGCTTGTGCTACTAAGGTCCCATGTATTACAAACACTACACGAATGGGCTCTGATGTTGCTGAAATACAGAGTGAGGGTTCTGATTTGCCTTTTGACTGTGACATTGATGATATCCTAGCTCTAAGTCCTGGGGATAGCTCATCGGCAGAAGAAGACTGCACGCTTGTTGTCTACCCCAGCTGCCAGAAGTTGGGGTTGGACATGTCTGACTCTACAGTCTCCACAGTGCCTTCCAACTCTCTCCAGTTGCCTAGTTCCTTCGCTACTGTTAAAGCTTCAGACAACCCACAGCTTCCCTTTTCATTTAATAACAGACTGTGTCCCAAAGTGCTACCGATAGCTATGGGGAAGTCCTCTATTCTCGCAGAACAGACGGTGATTACAGATTCATGCAGTCTGAAACAAAACGGGCAAGAGGTGGACCCTGGCCGTTCTGTTGTCTCCCCTGATCAGCCGTCCCTCACTGAAGTTGAACAGGAGAACAAGTCTGTTGAAGCTCCTCCAAGTATTCCTGATGGCAATTACATTGCAGAGAACCAAAATCCATCCCCGGTAAACTCTACCTGCAAGCACATATATTAaccacaaaactgtaaaatcaATGCCGTTCATTCTTTTATAGAATAAATTAAGTATTGGACCTGCTTATACCTCTTATACCCCGTAGTGAAGGGACCCTGCATACTAAGGCAAAGTTAGTAGTGTTTGCGCAGAGTACACACACTTTTAGAATTGCAAGCACAACGGTTAAGATGCTAAAACGTTGCaggattctcttttttttagataaatccatataaacacataaaacagattTATGCTTGTGCTTCCAGTTGGTAATTTTTAGATCACTTCCAATAAGCGATATTCCTATTCTATGCATCTGATATACTCATCTTTTCAAATACACTTCCCCTAGTCTTCTAACAAACAACTTTGTGCCAATATTTATTATGTTCAACTTGGTGAAGCTTATTTcctttggtttcttttttttttgtaattcaggAATCATCTTCTGTAGCCCGCAAAACGTCAGTAGTTCCTGTCAAGCCAGAAACAAGGAAACTGGGGAGTGTAGCTCCTTTACCAAAACCCACCTTCAGGTATCTCCAGTAGCTCTAAGAGTGTTCTAGAAACGTGTTGGGTTCATGGTAATTCATATTCTCAGTTGTCTACTGCCAGTTTAGTCTTGTGTCCATCCTCTATGCATAATGCAGTTTACATATCTGCCTGTAATCATTGCAcacatgtaccgtattggcccgattataggccgcacccttatagtctgggggggggggtagtgcggcctataatcggtcCAAAACGGTATAATCTTGTCTTGGGAAAAACTTGGCACGGAGGCATCTGTACTGAAATACTTTTCATATTACAAAAAACGTTTATCGGTTTCAGGCCACCAACAGGACTGGGTAAAATACAGCAGAAGGCTTGCACTACCCACTTCTGGTTACTTCCCCATTGCACTTTGACAGTGATTTTCCTAATCAGTTACCAATAAAGAATCCAACAATTCACCCAAAATACCTCTCCGGGCCTCTATATTCTTTATTTCAGACCACAAGTTTCTCTGTGTCAGCTAAAGGAAAACCAAAAACAGTACTTTGACCGTGTAGAAATGCACCTTGACGGACTTAGTACATCAGAAGGTTAGTCATGTACCCTTTTATCGGTTATTCTGGGTATAGTACAAAGTgttacaataacaaaaatgcatgAGCGTACCAAGAGAAGGACGCATAACACTAGTAGACGAATATATTGTACCACATGCTTTGTCACACCATGCCAGACAAGtccaattatttttaaacctatgcataaaaaaaaaaaaaaaaggttcagaAGATGGATGATCTGCCTACCACCGCACACAACAGCCTTATTTTCTGTGCTAGTCATTAAACCCATACAACACTTATACTGTTTTGTAATGATATCTTGTGCTCATACTGTAccttcctgtattttttttccccagatccCAATTATGAGCTGGCCTCATTACTGAACAGGATCAGCAGAGAACACCCCAGTTGGCAGCACCCATCTGATTTTACCAGGAGGTACTCACGTTTCTCTCTATTCTTATTACTACATGACCAAAGGAGAAACTTTGGCTGTCTGATATTACCTTGTTTAATTCTTACAGAAATCACCCCCGAACTGGTAGGAAGAGATCTAAATGGTGCACCTTGGACAGATGGGTGCTACAAAATGGAGGCAACAAGCAGCGCTTCCAGGATTTGCCCTGCACATTTCAAAGAAGCCCAATTCCTGATGTCCTCCCTTCTAGGCCATTGTAACATTACACTTGTATGGTGTGTCCTGCCCTACCTTTATGTACCCGATAGCAGTAGAAGGATGCAGCCATGGTGAGAACATATTTCCTATGAGTGTTCGTtcagtttgtatatatatattgttataattctgttttggttttattgTCTTTGATGGGCATTTTATATCTTGTGAAAGCTGTACTGGCCCTGatgtttactttttaataaattgttttcaCACTTTGTTTGCATACTCGTTAAGACATCTGTTTTTCCCCTGTCTCATACTACTGGTACCTCTCTTTTGACTCTTTTCCTGTCTTATAGGCTGCACATCCTGTTTGACCTCTGTCACATTATTGTCTTTTTTCACTTCTCTTCTCTGTTCGGAATGGTTCCCACCTGCAGATTATCTTGGTTTAAGAATGATTTATGGATAGGGGAGTGAGTTATCTGTAAATCAGTGTGCCCCTCATCCCCTCCCCCGTCTACTTTTTATCGGATTAAAATCAAAACCAAGATTACTATGAATGCAGATGGTGAGGGTGGCAAAATACAGAGCACAAAATAGAATATTTTGGTTATAAGGATAACATGAGACCTGCAAAACTGGACAGACATTTGTGTGAACTCATTTCATTTGGAATAGAGATATTGGCCACACTGTATATTTAtgcactgatcagccataatattatgaccacctgcctaatattgtgtaggccccCCCTCTTTTTGCCGCCAGAACAGCCCTGACCAGTCGTGGCATGGACTCCACCAGACCTATAAAGGTGTGCTGTAGTATCTGGCGGCACCAAGATGTTGGCAGCAGATCCTGTAAGTGCCTCCATGGATCAGACGGCACATCCCATAGATGCTCGaatggattgagatctggggaatttgcaggccaagtcaacaccttgaactcattgtgttcctcaaaccattcctcaaccattttttgctttttggcatggcgcattatcctgctgaaagaggccaatgccatcagggtgtacatggtcagcgtcaaagtaacatccacatgaatggcaggattCAGTGTTTCCCAGCCAAACATTGCCTCTGCCAGCTTGCCTtattcccatagtgcatcctggtgccatgtgttcacCAGTTAAGCAATGCAGACACACCCAGCCATCCATGTAAATTAATCAGATCAGGccatcttcttccattgctcagtggtccagttcttgtgctcacgtgcccattgtaggcgcatTCAGCAGTGGACATGGGCCGGCATGGGTACCcatgtgttctgacacctttccatcagaaccagcattaactttttcagcaattcaGGCTACAGTAGcatgtctgttggatttgaccacccAAGCCAGCCTTTACCCTACCCCccatgcatcaatgagctttggccacccatgaccctgttgccacttttgataggtactgatcACTGCAgagcgggaacaccccacaagagctgcagtttttgtcgtctagccatcacaatttggcccttgtgaAAGTCGTttagatccttatgcttgcccatttttccatatcaactttgaggacgaaatatTCACTTGCTGcgtaatatatcccacccactgacagatgctatgataacaagattatcagtgctaTTCaattcacctgtcagtggtcataatgttatggctgatagaTGTATATCATCTATGGGGATTAGTAAATTAGTAAAGGCCATAAACCGCTCCGTGGTAACACTGAGTAAGACGTATGAAGTTAGAGGTGGATATTTGGAATGATGGTGCTAAACAGCTATTCAGGATTTATCTGGTCTTCCTAGTCATCCCATTTTTGTACCAAGGATGCATTGTGCGTTGAAGCCACCTCTCTAGGAACACATTTGGGAGATTTTCTGTGGTGTCAGTTCACTGTGGATGTCTCCCGCATGTGCCAatctgtctgtgccatctgtcATCAGCGGCTTGGCACCTGCAAGTGGATCACCTCCATCACAGCACATCTGTCTCTTTCTAACCCATGATGAGCGAGGTGCTCTCCCACGGTTTACAAATACACACAGTTATCACCGCTCAGATCTGCAAAGTAGTAATGAAACCACGGGTGGATATTTCACCCTTGCCTGGCATGATCTGAACTGAGAGAACATTCTCTTTCTGTCCTATGTATGGAATTTCCAtcttaaaaaagtaaatcaaCTGTTTTCGTGTCTCCCTGTGCCTTGTGCCATCAGAATTGCGTGGAAAAAGGCTGTAATGTGTCAAACCACACAAAGTCACAGTTTAGCCAATTTGCTCATGTATAAAATCAATCCAAGTAGATCTAGGCTAAAAGAGATCATGTCTAGCATTAGAAATGTCAGAGTATAGCATGAATCTCTCAtagtatttctttttatctGTGTTGTAATATTGCAGTGCCATAGAATGTAAAAGCAGCTTTTTGGAGCAATATTATAATTCCCTAACTCAacaaacatatagtagatggtaCTAAATTGTCACATGGCTTTAAATTattgctgttattttatttaacgttGTAATGGAATTTTcattgttacattgtaattACACAGTGAACCTTTATATATCTCCCTCCTGGGGAGAGGTGACCTAGTGTCCTTGTGTGACCCCTCCCCCCTCTATACACTGACTGTTTAATATTGATATAAAATCTGATTTCAGATACACAGTAATCCTAACAGATTATCCAGCAAGAGTCAGAAAAACCAGTTCACAGATTAATCCTGACCGAGGGAATATGAGTATTGGCATATGCATatctatataaatgtgtgtgtgtgtatatatatatttatatttagttttattttattgattagcCATATGCTGTTGACAGTAAGTATACAGATACATGAGACATCTTGTAATGTATTCATTCCACTAACCAAAAAGTTAGTGGAAAAGGGCTGTCCATTAACAGGCCACATAGGAGAAACGAAGAATATCCCACACTACAGTCATATTTTAACACTGTGTTGGCTGGTGGCGGTTCTAACAAAGGGAAATCCACATGTTAGTGAGTTGATACACTGTGGTGTCTTCGTCCCATTCAGTCGACGCCGTGTCTTTGGGGTTGATTCGGCTCTCTCGCTTAACTTTTCGATATGAAaagtcaacatttttttttctccagcaaggaaggctgagctggccctatataatCCCTAACTGAATAGTTGATAAGGCTCTGGAGAATttttactgatttaactatacattatacaggcccATGCAGCAGAAGCGTACTGTGGTTGAAGTAAAGTAGGTACAGAGACTCTGTGATGTTGCAGAGAGCACACATTTGgcctttttttctctatttttcttGTTAGTTCCCAAATGATAGCCAATACCCCAGACTCAATATGTTGATATCACAGGGTCAGGTGATTTCCTCCATTGAGAAAAGTGTGTCTGTAAATACGCTGTTAATCTCCTAGCTTTTGTCTGCTATTGTTTTCTCCTCACCTCTGCTAAATCTATTTCCCATGGGTCAGTTATGCCATGTTATCTCCCCTTGTTGAAGGTGATGTATCATGTGCAAACATCCAAGCTGCTCCTATCCTTGCCTGGCCAAAATTCATGTGTAACCCCACACTATGGAAGTGTTTGGGGCGACCATGCATCTGCAAGTGGCAGTTTGAATGTGCCTTTTTTAGGCTATCCTCAGACAAGCCTGAGGAACCAAAGAAGGTGACTAAGCACTCTGCCTTTTGCAACTGGAAAGCAACTTTATCCAGCCTGGGGAGAGTTATGAATTATCCAGCCCTGGAGatggaggaagaaaaaagtttgagaCTAGGATTGTTTTTTATAAGGATCCTTTAAGAGCATGGAGTAATTTAAGACCTTCAAGAGTCTTACGGTCTCCAGAAGGGCGACGACTATTTCTATTATCTGAGCAATGTGCTGCACCAAAGATTGACACACCAGAGGCAAGGGCCACCGGACGGTCAGCTTTCCCATTGTAAGATTCTTCTCGCTTTTCTGATCCCGTGGATAGAAAAGCAGACAGCACAACAAAATGGGCAACTACAGTGATATTCAGACTTGGCATTGCAACTAGGTCAGTCATGATGATGTGGCTACAGGTGGCAGGGAGAAAGATATCCTACTGTGTATCAAAACCAATAATGGTGACACAGGTATAGAATTTGTATGATGGGCAGAGTTTTGGCTCTTTTCATTGTGCCTAGAAGAGCTCTTAAGCTGAAGTCTTGGTCTACAGATAGCAATTACAACATGTAACATATTTGTGTGAAATACCATTTGTAGCGAAAAAGCTGTTTGAAAGAGCTACAGGTAGGCTGCAAAGATAGGGTGTTGATAAGATCAATATGGAATCGgattatgaaaataaagcaaaacacCATATTCCCGCAATATAAAATAAGTGCAATACCCCAATTCATTAGAATACGTGGAAATTGCATGgacattaaaaaatacagaacacaaaaattaaaaaaatatttcttttcaaaAACCATGATAAAGAGTCTATTGAGAGGGCAATAGAGGAACTGGCTctcaaagagagagaagaaattcTAAATTccaataacaacaaacataagaTAGATCGGGCGCATATAGACATCCCATTTAATATTAGATCATCACTGTGTCTtgatttatacaacaaaaataaagccaaaatggagaagctatgTGTGAAATATGAGGTAGACcttagaaccacctttagcagcaataacttcatcatttctgtatgactttatcagtcttaCATCTTTgtagaggaattttggcccactcttctttacattttgcttcagttcattgaggtttgcgggcatttgtttatgcacagcttaAGGCcttgccacagcatttcaatcggtTTGAGGACTGGACTTTGACTGGTTCATTGCAACACCTAGATTCTTTTTCCAGCCATTCTGAAAAACACAGTGCTAAATTACATTGACTGACTCAGACTAGAGTTTTAAGGGAAtgttacataccgtatttgctcgattataagacgaccccccaaaatctgaatattaacttaggaaaaaaagaaaaagcctgaatataagacgaccctaaaggaaaaaagttttaccagtaaatgttaattcatgtaaactattttttttaataaaagctatgattgagaaaaatattttttttttgtttttatttcttttatattttctattgtattttccaacctgtcccccagttacgcacatctgcccccaggcttgccacaccaatatggcactgtggcccatgatatgccttttaaccctctatatgccactgtgccccatggtatgccttttgaccccctatgtgccactctgcctccagaaatgccttttacccctatatcccattctggcatttagggggttaaaatgcatattatggggcagagtggcatatagggaggtataaggcattccaggaggcagagtggcattaagggagttaaaaggcattatatagagcactctgcctccagaaatgccttatacccctatatgccactctggcatttagggggttaaaaggcatattatggggcagagtggcatatagggaggtataaggcatttcaggaggcagagtgcactattaaatgcccccttaacgccactctgcctcctgaaatgccttatacctccctatatgccactctgccccataatatgccttttaaccccctaagtgccagagtggcatataggggtgtaaggcattccagaaatgccctacacacacacacacacacacacacacacacacacacacacacacacacacacacacacacacacacacacacacttacttaccggtgcttccaatttcctggtgtattgccggggcagcgggttgacgtctcattccgcggcagccggaaggaggtggagttggcagcgggggtttgtatgcgtccgtcgcaaataccttccccggctgtcagagatcaggaactctggaacaatgatctctgacagtcggggaaggtatttgcgacggacgcatacaaacccccgctgccaacttcacctccggaagcaccggtaagtgtgtgtgtggggggggggggcgacgacaggaggatccaggtcccctgcagcggtgcgggggatctggatcttagtctcctaatcagacctctatttgaggtctgattagaagacgaccccgattataagacgaggggtatttttcagagcatttgctctgaaaaaaacctcgtcttataatcgagcaaatacggtaattttgcAAAGGGGATAATCATAACTGTTCTAATTAATTTCGGATAATAATGTGGTCTCCAGATGGTAATAGTTTTAACAAGAACATGTTTAGTTTATCACAGCATTCAACCACCTCTCCCTGATCAGAAACTCTCCTGTTACTAAgcgctaagaaaaaaa
This sequence is a window from Spea bombifrons isolate aSpeBom1 chromosome 2, aSpeBom1.2.pri, whole genome shotgun sequence. Protein-coding genes within it:
- the S100PBP gene encoding S100P-binding protein, whose translation is MENSCDDCGWTSPKENSDRQVVFCLGNLQPDSMKAMRIRIVNERATGTKHKLEEVTTLSPSPKRIHTAVFSCSTPCSSSRLQAYNCPLRTDFAPCTTDVSPCHNLNVVSKQSNEWDDSLLDLSDNESDSPLYLTVDQIESLLEDDSCCTAEPSGWESEVEVSKQTVIQVPSDRTLLPLKSQNCDVENNAPHPKQEDSTLIGTVESEEEDNYAAMIPSPCPSLPSNELLDEVPRDNSSDLYTMRAPSPCKSVVERLILDSGSGASSLPNNFLHQPGFNMGDTTRNQGSTACATKVPCITNTTRMGSDVAEIQSEGSDLPFDCDIDDILALSPGDSSSAEEDCTLVVYPSCQKLGLDMSDSTVSTVPSNSLQLPSSFATVKASDNPQLPFSFNNRLCPKVLPIAMGKSSILAEQTVITDSCSLKQNGQEVDPGRSVVSPDQPSLTEVEQENKSVEAPPSIPDGNYIAENQNPSPESSSVARKTSVVPVKPETRKLGSVAPLPKPTFRPQVSLCQLKENQKQYFDRVEMHLDGLSTSEDPNYELASLLNRISREHPSWQHPSDFTRRNHPRTGRKRSKWCTLDRWVLQNGGNKQRFQDLPCTFQRSPIPDVLPSRPL